Within Amycolatopsis sp. FDAARGOS 1241, the genomic segment TGGACGACATCGACGGCAGCATCGCCGATCAGACCGTCCCCTTCAGCCTCGACGGTGTGAATTACGAGATCGATCTGTCCGAAGACAACGCTGCCGCGCTCCGCGAAGAACTGGCGCGTTACGTGGCCGCTTCTCGTCGCGTCGGCGGCCGCAAGGTGCGGATGGCCGCCGGGCAGGCACCGCGGGCCACGTCGTCGGCCGCCGACCGGGAGCGCAACCGCCTCATGCGTGAATGGGCCGAGGAGAACGGCTTCAAGGTCTCCGACCGCGGCCGCCTCCCCGCCGAAATCGTGAAGGCGTTCGAGGAGCGCGAAGAGGAAATCGAGGTTGAAGAGGCCCCCGTCAAGCCGGTCCGCAAGCGCGCGCCGCGCAAGAAGGCCAACGCCTGAGCCGAGCTTCCACGAAAGGGGTCCGTCACCGCCGTGACGGACCCCTTCGGCGTTTCCGGGGGCACCACACACGGACGAACCGGCCGGCCGGTTCGGGTG encodes:
- a CDS encoding Lsr2 family protein, with the translated sequence MAQKVHVEMVDDIDGSIADQTVPFSLDGVNYEIDLSEDNAAALREELARYVAASRRVGGRKVRMAAGQAPRATSSAADRERNRLMREWAEENGFKVSDRGRLPAEIVKAFEEREEEIEVEEAPVKPVRKRAPRKKANA